One Carassius carassius chromosome 20, fCarCar2.1, whole genome shotgun sequence DNA segment encodes these proteins:
- the LOC132095732 gene encoding natural killer cell receptor 2B4-like isoform X1, with amino-acid sequence MEIGQFLVFFMKVLISSTASGPGNHVFIQTGGSVELDIKNKTLPEFNSLVWMKDMSDNIVKFISQSGYIREHSSYKNRVEFNTETFSVTLRNMKKTDSGIYMAKTKGDQEICVAKHNISVIDPVDFPILKENFTMISVNVCIVNVSCSGRDHTISNRYYSNNCTQEKVTSFGIQTLVLYCIENIIVCNYSNPVSWKNDTVEIHQLCTSHEPENIKEINSSFPLHWLLVIAGVSVLVFTAVSVICCSYKKCKKSAQQNDQTVYAQVQLRNDMQRPLEMLEKSANPQTVYGFTGEYKQTHNISPTMPTPQIRKQVQKENHPSTTYSTIGQNQKPSFASETDHTIYSAVCKSMQGRQPVHK; translated from the exons CATCCGGACCTGGAAACCATGTGTTCATACAGACAGGGGGCTCTGTTGAActggatataaaaaataaaacactgccaGAGTTTAATAGTTTAGTCTGGATGAAAGATATGTCAGACAATATAGTCAAATTCATAAGTCAGTCTGGATATATAAGAGAGCACAGTTCATATAAGAACAGAGTGGAGTTCAATACTGAAACCTTCTCTGTCACACTGAGGAACATGAAGAAGACAGACAGTGGAATCTACATGGCAAAAACAAAAGGAGATCAAGAAATATGTGTTGCTAAACACAACATATCAGTTATAG ATCCAGTGGATTTTCCTATTCTGAAAGAGAACTTCACCATGATAAGTGTTAACGTCTGTATCGTGAATGTCTCATGCAGTGGCCGTGATCATACAATAAGCAACAGATACTACAGCAACAACTGCACTCAGGAGAAAGTGACATCATTTGGAATCCAGACTCTAGTCCTGTATTGTATAGAGAACATAATTGTTTGTAACTACAGCAACCCAGTCAGTTGGAAGAATGACACAGTAGAGATTCACCAACTTTGCACAAGTCATGAAC CAGAGAATATCAAAGAAATCAACAGTTCCTTTCCTCTCCATTGGCTCTTGGTCATCGCTGGTGTATCAGTGTTGGTTTTCACAGCAGTTTCTGTAATATGCTGCTCTTACAAGAAGTGTAAAAAGA GTGCTCAACAGAATGATCAGACAGTCTATGCACAAGTTCAG CTGAGGAATGACATGCAAAGACCCTTGGAGATGTTGGAGAAATCAGCGAATCCTCAAACTGTGTATGGATTTACAGGGGAATACAAGCAAACTCACAATATCAGTCCGACAATGCCTACTCCTCAG ATACGGAAACAAGTGCAAAAGGAAAATCACCCCAGCACCACCTACAGTACAATAGGACAAAACCAAAAACCTTCATTTGCCTCTGAAACAGATCATACAATTTATTCAGCAGTGTGTAAATCCATGCAGGGCAGACAACCTGTGCATAAATAG
- the LOC132096092 gene encoding SLAM family member 5-like isoform X2 translates to MALNHILRFLLFLLSFKTGFGAEISVFVQTGTSVHLDIQTQQLPEFDLLAWMNNKSEGIVRYISDTKRVTPHDSYKDRVVFNDVTFSLTLKNMQKNDSGLYRARISGSINIDLVSYRVSVIDSLEAPVLTVNSNWSSSDSCTVNFTCRAHELMINSSYQNNRCSPQEVTSQINTLILDCSEESIICNHSNPVSWNEDKINIKELCIYKENELNNDQTVSSLLWPVVCSVALCILICLLVFLYFKYKKGAQEEVVEGNTVYAQVEAEDQTREKTGNDRPITVYWTLGQHKKPTIPPETDHTVYSEVYKQPNEKLFAISADDT, encoded by the exons ATGGCATTAAATCACATACTCAgattccttctttttcttctaTCCTTCAAAACag GGTTCGGTGCTGAGATCTCTGTGTTTGTTCAGACAGGAACTTCTGTTCACCTGGATATACAGACACAACAACTACCAGAGTTTGATCTTTTAGCCTGGATGAATAATAAATCAGAGGGTATAGTTAGATATATCAGTGATACCAAAAGAGTAACACCTCATGATTCCTACAAGGACAGAGTGGTTTTCAATGATGTAACCTTCTCTCTGACTCTGAAGAACATGCAGAAGAACGACAGTGGACTCTACAGAGCAAGAATAAGTGGATCAATAAACATAGATTTGGTCTCATACAGAGTATCTGTTATAG ACTCTTTGGAGGCTCCTGTCCTGACTGTGAACTCAAACTGGTCCAGCAGTGACTCCTGTACTGTGAACTTCACATGCAGAGCTCATGAGCTCATGATTAACTCCAGCTATCAGAACAACAGATGCTCtccacaggaagtgacatcacagaTCAACACTCTCATCCTGGACTGCAGTGAGGAATCCATCATCTGTAACCATAGCAACCCTGTCAGCTGGAATGAAGACAAAATAAACATCAAAGAACTCTGCATTTATAAAG AGAATGAATTAAACAATGACCAGACTGTGTCTTCTCTCCTGTGGCCAGTTGTCTGTTCGGTGGCATTGTGCATTTTGATATGTCTTTTAGTCTTTCTGTACTTCAAGTATAAAAAAG GTGCTCAGGAGGAGGTAGTAGAAGGTAATACAGTCTATGCTCAAGTCGAG GCTGAAGACCAGACACGAGAGAAAACGGGAAATGATCGACCCATCACAGTCTACTGGACATTAGGACAACACAAAAAACCTACAATCCCCCCTGAAACAGACCATACTGTTTATTCAGAGGTGTACAAACAACCAAATGAGAAACTATTCGCCATTTCAGCCGATGACACTTAA
- the LOC132095732 gene encoding natural killer cell receptor 2B4-like isoform X2, producing MEIGQFLVFFMKVLISSTASGPGNHVFIQTGGSVELDIKNKTLPEFNSLVWMKDMSDNIVKFISQSGYIREHSSYKNRVEFNTETFSVTLRNMKKTDSGIYMAKTKGDQEICVAKHNISVIDPVDFPILKENFTMISVNVCIVNVSCSGRDHTISNRYYSNNCTQEKVTSFGIQTLVLYCIENIIVCNYSNPVSWKNDTVEIHQLCTSHEQNIKEINSSFPLHWLLVIAGVSVLVFTAVSVICCSYKKCKKSAQQNDQTVYAQVQLRNDMQRPLEMLEKSANPQTVYGFTGEYKQTHNISPTMPTPQIRKQVQKENHPSTTYSTIGQNQKPSFASETDHTIYSAVCKSMQGRQPVHK from the exons CATCCGGACCTGGAAACCATGTGTTCATACAGACAGGGGGCTCTGTTGAActggatataaaaaataaaacactgccaGAGTTTAATAGTTTAGTCTGGATGAAAGATATGTCAGACAATATAGTCAAATTCATAAGTCAGTCTGGATATATAAGAGAGCACAGTTCATATAAGAACAGAGTGGAGTTCAATACTGAAACCTTCTCTGTCACACTGAGGAACATGAAGAAGACAGACAGTGGAATCTACATGGCAAAAACAAAAGGAGATCAAGAAATATGTGTTGCTAAACACAACATATCAGTTATAG ATCCAGTGGATTTTCCTATTCTGAAAGAGAACTTCACCATGATAAGTGTTAACGTCTGTATCGTGAATGTCTCATGCAGTGGCCGTGATCATACAATAAGCAACAGATACTACAGCAACAACTGCACTCAGGAGAAAGTGACATCATTTGGAATCCAGACTCTAGTCCTGTATTGTATAGAGAACATAATTGTTTGTAACTACAGCAACCCAGTCAGTTGGAAGAATGACACAGTAGAGATTCACCAACTTTGCACAAGTCATGAAC AGAATATCAAAGAAATCAACAGTTCCTTTCCTCTCCATTGGCTCTTGGTCATCGCTGGTGTATCAGTGTTGGTTTTCACAGCAGTTTCTGTAATATGCTGCTCTTACAAGAAGTGTAAAAAGA GTGCTCAACAGAATGATCAGACAGTCTATGCACAAGTTCAG CTGAGGAATGACATGCAAAGACCCTTGGAGATGTTGGAGAAATCAGCGAATCCTCAAACTGTGTATGGATTTACAGGGGAATACAAGCAAACTCACAATATCAGTCCGACAATGCCTACTCCTCAG ATACGGAAACAAGTGCAAAAGGAAAATCACCCCAGCACCACCTACAGTACAATAGGACAAAACCAAAAACCTTCATTTGCCTCTGAAACAGATCATACAATTTATTCAGCAGTGTGTAAATCCATGCAGGGCAGACAACCTGTGCATAAATAG